In one window of Bizionia sp. M204 DNA:
- a CDS encoding M14 family zinc carboxypeptidase: protein MKLNYSKLKIQITLFVLLFASSIMQAQTSASSKADKYLSQKGEVTFSFQINDVSELESMTSEMSILNYDPNTRTVYAWANTEQFRKFQASNRTFQVNSEDNEATGIVMSNELPASQNRGPYPLTFPLTAYPTYADYATQMQEFAINHPDICELVDIGGTTEGVAGGNKRLLFLKLSDNIVTEEEEPKVMYTSSIHGDEITGYPLMLNLINYFITAYKNTGHSDHLRIKNLIDNSEVWINPMANPDGTYYNNATNTSVVNARRANANGLDLNRNYPDNVYGPHSNGHTAYELETQHFMNLAANTHFVLSANFHGGVEVVNYPWDNTYDRHPDDDWFMQISREYADNAQANSPNGYMDDLNNGITHGADWYRVYGGRQDYMNFTHQCKETTMELSNTKLIPSNQLVSHWNYNREALIEYLIQGTYGFQGKVKDAVSGDPIEATIKLVGHDAVGSHTVSNLPHGDFYRPVFAGTYNIFIEAPCYQSVTLTNQTIANYQTITLADILLTPLTATAPTSLNTSGTDASSTNASWTAATADSFDLRYREVGTPTWTDILGITSNPYQITGLSPNTTYEFQVKSYCGSNSTAYSSSQQFTTTNINYCNAQGGSIADEFIGIVTINGTSNNTVNATTSGYSDFTASTIFSDLDIVSNATGNTINVTKVWPGSNYREAVTAWVDFNQNGTFEGTEIIFSSSSSTINPVSGTFNVPSDAALGTTRMRVLMKYYNGAGNNANNPCESFSYGEVEDYTLNITNSTLNTDNFDANTIKVFPNPFNNSVNIKLMDSNPVNISVYDISGRIVSKLNEANPLNQTITLDNLKKLSSGTYFIQIEIKASNKTVVKRIIKK, encoded by the coding sequence ATGAAATTAAATTACTCTAAATTAAAAATCCAAATCACCTTGTTCGTGTTGTTATTTGCTTCCAGTATAATGCAAGCTCAAACAAGTGCATCTAGCAAGGCCGACAAGTATTTAAGCCAAAAAGGTGAAGTCACTTTTAGCTTTCAAATTAATGATGTTTCTGAACTGGAATCGATGACTTCAGAAATGTCTATTCTGAATTATGACCCAAATACACGAACCGTATATGCTTGGGCAAATACAGAACAGTTTAGAAAATTTCAAGCTAGTAATAGAACGTTTCAAGTAAATTCAGAAGATAACGAAGCCACCGGTATTGTCATGTCTAATGAATTACCGGCTAGTCAAAATAGAGGTCCTTATCCCCTAACCTTTCCATTAACAGCCTATCCAACCTATGCGGATTATGCGACGCAAATGCAAGAGTTTGCTATCAACCATCCTGATATTTGTGAATTAGTAGATATCGGTGGCACAACCGAAGGTGTTGCCGGCGGAAACAAGCGTTTATTATTTTTAAAGCTATCGGATAATATTGTAACGGAAGAAGAAGAGCCTAAAGTGATGTACACATCTTCCATACATGGAGATGAAATTACTGGTTACCCTTTAATGCTTAACTTAATTAATTATTTTATTACCGCATATAAAAATACGGGGCATTCAGATCACTTACGAATCAAAAACTTAATTGATAATTCTGAAGTATGGATTAACCCAATGGCAAATCCAGATGGTACATACTACAATAATGCAACCAATACCTCTGTGGTAAATGCTAGAAGGGCAAATGCCAATGGGTTGGATTTAAACAGAAACTATCCAGATAACGTTTATGGTCCGCATTCAAATGGCCATACAGCTTATGAGTTAGAAACCCAACATTTTATGAATTTAGCTGCTAACACACACTTTGTGCTATCTGCTAATTTTCACGGTGGCGTTGAAGTTGTAAATTATCCTTGGGATAATACCTATGACAGACATCCAGATGACGATTGGTTTATGCAAATTTCAAGAGAATATGCTGATAATGCTCAAGCTAATAGCCCAAATGGTTATATGGACGATTTAAATAATGGAATTACCCATGGAGCGGATTGGTATCGCGTTTATGGCGGTCGCCAAGATTATATGAATTTTACACACCAGTGTAAAGAAACAACAATGGAGTTATCCAATACTAAATTAATTCCATCCAATCAATTAGTAAGTCACTGGAACTATAACCGTGAAGCTCTAATTGAATACTTAATTCAAGGAACCTACGGATTTCAAGGAAAAGTAAAAGATGCTGTTAGTGGCGACCCTATTGAAGCAACCATTAAATTGGTTGGGCATGATGCCGTAGGATCACATACCGTTAGTAACTTACCTCATGGTGATTTTTACAGACCGGTTTTTGCGGGAACTTATAATATTTTTATTGAAGCGCCTTGCTACCAATCAGTTACGCTAACAAATCAAACCATTGCAAACTATCAAACCATTACATTGGCAGATATTTTATTAACACCTTTAACGGCAACAGCTCCTACGAGCTTAAATACATCCGGAACGGATGCTAGTTCTACCAATGCTAGCTGGACGGCGGCAACAGCTGATAGTTTTGATCTTCGCTATCGTGAAGTGGGAACACCAACATGGACTGATATTTTAGGGATAACATCTAACCCATATCAAATTACAGGACTTTCCCCAAATACCACTTACGAATTTCAAGTAAAATCGTATTGTGGATCTAATAGTACGGCTTATTCAAGTTCACAACAGTTCACAACAACCAATATTAATTACTGTAATGCGCAAGGAGGTAGCATTGCAGATGAATTTATTGGAATCGTAACTATTAATGGAACGAGTAATAATACGGTAAACGCTACAACCTCGGGATATTCAGATTTTACAGCAAGTACTATATTTTCAGATTTAGATATTGTTAGCAATGCAACTGGAAACACTATAAATGTCACTAAAGTATGGCCTGGTAGTAACTATAGAGAGGCTGTAACAGCTTGGGTAGACTTCAATCAAAATGGCACGTTTGAAGGCACTGAAATAATTTTTAGCAGCAGCTCCAGCACTATCAATCCTGTTTCTGGAACTTTTAATGTTCCTAGTGATGCTGCTTTAGGAACCACACGTATGCGTGTTTTAATGAAATACTATAATGGTGCTGGAAATAACGCAAATAATCCATGTGAATCATTTAGTTATGGTGAAGTTGAAGATTATACGCTTAACATCACAAATTCAACTTTAAACACGGATAATTTTGATGCAAATACTATTAAAGTATTCCCAAACCCGTTTAACAATTCGGTAAATATTAAGTTAATGGACAGCAATCCAGTGAACATTAGTGTATATGATATTAGTGGTCGTATCGTTTCAAAATTAAACGAAGCCAATCCCTTAAATCAAACCATTACGCTAGATAACTTAAAGAAACTATCATCAGGCACTTATTTTATTCAAATAGAAATTAAAGCCAGTAATAAAACAGTTGTAAAACGAATTATTAAAAAATAA